The DNA window GGCAGAGAACCAGCCGGCGTCCCAGCGGCTGCTGGTCGAGGTGACCGACGACGGCGGGGGGTTGCCGCGCGACTTCGACATCGACGACACGACGAGCCTGGGGCTGCAGATCGTGCGGACCCTCATCGCGGGGGAACTGAACGGGCACCTCGAGGTCAGACCGCGTGAGAGCGGCGGTACGAAGGTCGTGATCGAGCTTCCGTTGGAGAACGACGCGCAGTCGCCCACCTGAGAAGGGGAGCGGGGACCCGGTCGCGAGGGCCGGGGCTAGGCTCTGTTTGGTGGACGCTTGTCCCGCTGCGCGGCGCGGCCAGCACCGCTGGCGGCGTTCCCGTCAGTCGGCGGAGGATCCGCTCCGCCTCCTCCCTCGGACTTGCCAACGCGGCGCTGGCCGCGCCGCGCGCGACAAACAGCGTCCACCAAACAGAACCTAGTGCGCGCCGCGCACCATGGGGCGCGTCCTCCGGCGGCGTTTCAGGGAGCGCCGTTCGTCCTCGCTCATGCCGCCCCAGATCCCGCTGTCCTGGCCGCTGTCCAGCGCCCACTGCAGGCAGGCGCTACTGACAGGGCACTGCTGACATACCTTCTTGGCCTCCTCGATCTGGATCAGGGCCGGCCCGGAATCTCCGATGGGGAAAAACAGTTCGGGGTCTTCGTCACGGCAGGCGGCGTGGTAGCGCCAGTCCATGCGTGTCAACTCCTCACAGTGCTGCAATCTGGGATGCGCCACGCACACGCGACGGTGTGGCGTCAGCGCGGGGCACACTCCGTCGTCAGCCCCGGCAGGTATGCGCACCCACTCAACGGGCGAGTTGTGGTGTGCTCCGTGCCCGGCGCGGCCGAGGGCGTCCGCGGCGCACTCGCTGGCCCCAGAAGCATCCGTTTTACTCGCCCGTAACGTACGGCGTCACTTTGAGACTGACAGTCGTAATCGGCCCATGCAAGAGTACGCATCCCTTATCCTGGATAATCGGATGTCGTATGCGTCACATCCGCTTTCACCTGCGAAATCAGAATCATTCCGCCTGAGTATTCGTAATTTCATCGGTACCGGCGAGGGGTTGAACCGTTGCTCGGGTGTGAGGTATCCGCGCCAGTGGCGCTGCGGGGCGGATCGAAGCGTGCGCTTCCCGACGTAGGCTGGAAGGTGTATCCACGTCCAGTTACCGTCACCCTCGCCGCCGCTGTGCAGACACTCGCCGGTGCGGCGGCTGCGGCAGGGGGGCTCTTCACCCTGTACGAGACACTCCTCGGAAACGTCGCGGACACGTCCGTCGCGTTGCCGCTGGTGCTCCTGGCGCTCGTCGCCGCCGCGGTGATCGGTTACGCGGCCTGGGGGCTGTTCCGGCTCCGTGACTGGGCACGCACCCCAGTGCTGCTGACCCAGATCTTCGCTGTGATCATCGCCTACTACATGGGAACGAGCGGTCAGTACGCCGCGGCCGCGGTGTTCGCCCTCGTGGCGGCGGCCGGCATCGCCTCGGTGCTGGCCCCGCCCACGACAGCGGCCCTGTTCCATTCCCCGCGCGGGGAGAACAACGGGAAGGAGGAATAACCCCGGCACGGGTCGTGTGCCGGGGAGTTATCCGGTGTCAGTCCTCCGTGGTGAGCGCCTGGCGCAACTGGGCGAGGGTGCGTGCCAGCAACCGCGAGACGTGCATCTGCGAGATGCCGAGTTCCTGGGCGATCTGTGACTGGGTCATGTT is part of the Haloactinospora alba genome and encodes:
- a CDS encoding WhiB family transcriptional regulator; translated protein: MDWRYHAACRDEDPELFFPIGDSGPALIQIEEAKKVCQQCPVSSACLQWALDSGQDSGIWGGMSEDERRSLKRRRRTRPMVRGAH